A part of Lactobacillus sp. ESL0700 genomic DNA contains:
- the pstB gene encoding phosphate ABC transporter ATP-binding protein PstB, which yields MKNIMEVKNVKLNYGDFEALHGINLAFPEQKLTALIGPSGCGKSTLLRCLNRMNDDIANIKITGDILLAGQDIYRPHLDLVELRKNVGMVFQQPTPFPFSVFDNVAYGLKVAGIKDKELIQQRVEESLKQAAIWQETKDSLDRNAQAFSGGQQQRICIARALAVRPAVVLLDEPTSALDPISSSEIEETLMTLKTKYTFIMVTHNLQQASRVSDQVAFLMNGNLIESGTTEEMFLAPKKEITSNYLNGRFG from the coding sequence CTAGCATTTCCGGAGCAAAAACTGACGGCTTTAATTGGACCTTCAGGCTGTGGCAAATCAACATTGCTGCGATGTCTTAACCGGATGAATGATGATATTGCGAACATTAAGATTACGGGTGATATTTTACTAGCTGGGCAAGATATTTATCGACCACACCTTGATTTGGTTGAATTGCGTAAAAATGTGGGCATGGTGTTTCAGCAGCCGACGCCGTTTCCGTTTTCTGTTTTTGATAATGTAGCCTATGGCTTGAAAGTTGCGGGTATTAAGGATAAAGAATTAATCCAGCAGCGCGTCGAAGAAAGCTTGAAACAAGCGGCAATTTGGCAAGAAACTAAGGATAGTTTGGATCGCAATGCGCAAGCCTTTTCCGGCGGTCAGCAGCAGCGCATCTGTATCGCACGAGCACTTGCAGTTAGGCCCGCGGTAGTGTTGCTTGACGAACCAACGTCTGCTCTAGACCCGATTTCTAGTTCTGAAATTGAAGAAACATTGATGACGCTCAAGACGAAGTATACTTTTATCATGGTAACGCATAACTTGCAGCAGGCGAGTCGGGTTTCAGATCAAGTTGCATTTTTGATGAATGGTAATTTAATTGAGTCAGGGACAACTGAAGAAATGTTTTTAGCGCCTAAAAAAGAAATCACAAGTAATTATCTAAATGGCCGGTTTGGCTAA